The proteins below come from a single Leptidea sinapis chromosome Z, ilLepSina1.1, whole genome shotgun sequence genomic window:
- the LOC126978636 gene encoding uncharacterized protein LOC126978636 — MDEKLIESVKKFPCIWNTSSEFYKCNETKDAAWDQIIIETNISDVTTAKSRWKQLRDNHRDALKRQNATRSGQARKQRKEWKYQKAMSFLLPYMSNRDRSTNFTPLDHSVSETSNPPNTIEESSRESCNFLPSNSNNLPSADDPKNPTASESLPSTSKKRKNDEILDYLKKNQERREVLERERIELKNMMSASDKYDEIDLFFLNLAASTKKLPYYFQLQIKKTCFNAVMSAEESNLQHSWYSPNNYGYSTGSTPTSDNINTSIDTPSASDNINTSINIPSASDNINTSINIPSASDNINTSLNIPSASDNTNTSVNIPSASDNINTSIINPSALQIPTTQDIETSAAEPTEPNENAVNFETDYDF; from the exons ATGGATGaaaaacttattgaaagtgTGAAAAAGTTTCCGTGCATTTGGAACACATCTTCAGAATTTTACAAATGCAACGAAACAAAAGATGCTGCGTGGGACCAAATTATCATTGAAACAAACATATCGGAtg TTACAACTGCCAAGTCGCGATGGAAACAACTGAGAGATAACCATCGGGATGCCTTAAAAAGACAAAATGCAACAAGGAGTGGACAGGCTAGAAAACAACGAAAAGAATGGAAATATCAAAAAGCTATGTCATTTTTATTGCCTTACATGAGTAACAGAGACCGGTCAACAAATTTTACGCCCCTGGACCACTCAGTAAGCGAAACTTCAAATCCGCCAAATACCATTGAAGAGAGTTCACGGGAATCATGCAATTTTTtgccatcaaattcaaataatcttcCTTCTGCCGATGATCCTAAGAATCCAACAGCTTCGGAATCTCTTCCATCAACATCCAAAAAAAGAAAGAACGAtgaaattctagattatttaaaaaaaaatcaagaacgCCGCGAAGTGTTGGAACGAGAACGGATAGAACTTAAAAACATGATGTCAGCCAGTGATAAATACGATGAAatagacttattttttttaaatttggctgCATCGACAAAAAAGCTGCCGTATTATTTTcaacttcaaattaaaaaaacctgCTTTAATGCGGTAATGTCAGCTGAAGAAAGTAATCTTCAACATAGTTGGTATTCTCCGAATAATTATGGTTATTCTACAGGCTCAACACCTACATCAGATAACATCAACACTAGTATCGATACTCCTAGTGCTTCAGATAATATCAACACTAGTATCAATATTCCTAGTGCTTCAGATAATATCAACACTAGTATCAATATTCCTAGTGCTTCAGATAATATCAACACTAGTCTTAATATTCCTAGTGCTTCAGATAATACCAACACTAGTGTCAATATTCCTAGTGCTTCAGATAATATTAACACTAGTATCATTAATCCTAGCGCTTTACAAATTCCAACAACCCAGGATATTGAAACATCTGCAGCAGAGCCAACAGAACCCAATGAAAATGCGGTCAATTTTGAGACAGATtacgatttttaa
- the LOC126978635 gene encoding uncharacterized protein LOC126978635: MRKHRFWLRNHIKHRSEHSEYFTFFQTADEETFENSYRVSRCTFYELHSLIEPYIRKQDTNYRNSISSRERLAVCLKYLATGQSFTTMGENFRIGLKSVSRIVEEVCDALWNILQPLVMSQPTENDWKEIAKDFDELWQFKNCIGALDGKHVYIKAPSKTGSSFFNYKKRFSVVLMCLADAKRKIIMADVGSMGRFSDAGIFDNSIFGKSLKEKRLNLPQPVPFYQGGAKMPFVFIGDEAFPLMENFMRPYPRDGLNAEKKIFNYRLSRARRIVEATFGVLTRKWYVYHKDFECKIETVDKVIKATCVLHNYLIQRQPNYINNIENNMEQSLLSVGDIIETQHSSNDGYQVREMYCSYFNNQGKVPWQDTRILKRIYNSQ; this comes from the exons GGTTAAGAAATCATATCAAACATCGTTCAGAACACagtgaatattttacttttttccaAACAGCTGATGAAGAAACTTTCGAAAATTCTTATAGAGTTTCAAGATGTACTTTTTATGAACTTCACTCCCTGATTGAACCATATATTCGGAAACAAGACACAAATTACAGAAATTCAATTAGTAGCCGTGAAAGATTAGCGGTGTGTTTAAA gtATTTAGCAACCGGCCAGTCATTTACAACGATGGGAGAGAATTTTAGAATTGGATTGAAAAGTGTATCAAGAATTGTTGAGGAGGTTTGTGATGCTTTATGGAATATATTGCAACCTCTTGTCATGTCACAACCAACAGAAAACGACTGGAAAGAAATCGCAAAAGATTTTGATGAACTATggcaatttaaaaattgtataggTGCTCTTGATGGCAAGCACGTATATATCAAGGCTCCCTCGAAAACCGGGTCCTCGTTTTTCAACTACAAAAAGAGATTTTCTGTAGTATTGATGTGTTTAGCTGATGCCAAAAGGAAAATCATAATGGCTGATGTGGGATCTATGGGAAGATTTTCTGATGCAGGAATTTTTGATAACAGCATTTTCGGAAAGAGTCTAAAAGAAAAGAGATTGAATTTACCTCAGCCGGTACCATTTTATCAAGGTGGAGCAAAAATGCCGTTCGTATTTATAGGAGACGAAGCTTTTCCATTAATGGAAAATTTTATGAGGCCTTACCCACGTGATGGACTTAacgcagaaaaaaaaatttttaattaccgATTATCAAGAGCACGTCGTATTGTTGAGGCAACTTTCGGTGTATTGACGAGAAAGTGGTACGTGTATCATAAAGATTTTGAATGCAAAATAGAAACAGTTGACAAGGTAATAAAAGCAACATGTGTTTTgcacaattatttaattcaaagacaacctaattatataaacaatattgaaaataacatGGAGCAATCATTATTATCAGTTGGTGATATTATAGAAACACAACATTCTAGTAACGATGGTTATCAAGTTCGTGAAATGTATTGTTCATACTTTAATAATCAGGGGAAGGTACCATGGCAAGATACTCGAATTTTGAAAAGAATCTATAATAGTCAGTGA